From the bacterium genome, the window ACACGCTCCTCAAATCTCACCACGGGTGGAATCTATGAGGCGGTTATAAGAAAGGAGAGAAGGGGAGATTATTTGGGGGCTTGCGTGCAGGTTATACCTCATATAACGGATGAGATAAAATCAAGAATTTGGGGAGTTGCCAGGGAAACGGGAGCGGATATCGTTATCGTGGAGATAGGTGGGACGGTGGGAGATATAGAGGGTCAGCATTTCCTTGAAGCGATAAGACAGATGCGTCATGATGCGGGACCGGAGAATGTCGTCTACATCCATGTTACGCTGATAGCTTATGTGGGACCTTGGGGTGAGGTTAAAACAAAACCGACCCAACACAGCGTTATTAGATTGAGAGAGATGGGAATCCAACCGGATATACTGGTTTGTCGTTCAAAGTTACCCCTTACACCAGAGATGAAAAAGAAGCTTTCCCTTTACTGTAGCGTGGATGAGGAGGCGGTGATTACGGGGTTGGATACAACTACCATTTATGAAATCCCTCTGAGATTGGAGAAAGAGGGATTGGCGAGGGAGGTGTTGAAGAGGCTTCATCTACCAGAGGTTGAGCCAGATTTAAAGGAATGGGAGGAGGTAGTGGAGAAGCTCTTATCCCCTGAAAGGGAAGTTAAGATAGCTCTTGTAGGCAAATACACGCATCTCAAAGATGCATATATCAGTATAGTTGAGGCTTTGGTGCACGGGGGAGCGGCGAACAAGGCAAGGGTGAAAATAGAGTGGGTTGAATCATCGGTTTTGGAGGAGGAAGACCCCCAGCATTATCTATTTGATGTTGGAGGGATATTAGTTGCGGGAGGATTCGGAGTGCGTGGAGTAGAGGGGAAGATAAGGGCTATTCAATATGCAAGGGAGAGGAAGGTTCCATTTCTTGGACTTTGCCTCGGGATGCAATGCGCTGTGATAGAGTTTGCGAGGAATGTCTGTGGTTTGAAGGAGGCGAATTCGTCAGAGTTCAATCCCGATACACCCTATCCCGTGATTGACCTCCTTCCCGAGCAAAGAGGGGTATCGGAGAAAGGTGGAACGATGCGTCTGGGTGCCTATCCCTGCAAGCTTGTTAAAGGAACCCTCGCCCAAAGGTGTTATGGGCAGGACCTAATCTGGGAGAGACATCGTCATAGATACGAGCTGAACAACGAGTATAGGGAAATCCTTCAGGAAAAAGGGATGGTCATCTCCGGACTCTCCCCTGATGACAATCTTGTGGAGATAATAGAGCTTCCCCAGGAAGTTCATCCCTTCTTTATCGCCACCCAATTCCATCCCGAATTTCAATCTCGTCCTACCGCTCCCCATCCTTTATTTGT encodes:
- a CDS encoding CTP synthase — protein: MPTKFVFVTGGVVSSIGKGITCASLGRLLKARGFKVALLKIDPYINVDAGTMNPFQHGEVFVTKDGAETDLDLGHYERFTGIDMTRSSNLTTGGIYEAVIRKERRGDYLGACVQVIPHITDEIKSRIWGVARETGADIVIVEIGGTVGDIEGQHFLEAIRQMRHDAGPENVVYIHVTLIAYVGPWGEVKTKPTQHSVIRLREMGIQPDILVCRSKLPLTPEMKKKLSLYCSVDEEAVITGLDTTTIYEIPLRLEKEGLAREVLKRLHLPEVEPDLKEWEEVVEKLLSPEREVKIALVGKYTHLKDAYISIVEALVHGGAANKARVKIEWVESSVLEEEDPQHYLFDVGGILVAGGFGVRGVEGKIRAIQYARERKVPFLGLCLGMQCAVIEFARNVCGLKEANSSEFNPDTPYPVIDLLPEQRGVSEKGGTMRLGAYPCKLVKGTLAQRCYGQDLIWERHRHRYELNNEYREILQEKGMVISGLSPDDNLVEIIELPQEVHPFFIATQFHPEFQSRPTAPHPLFVAFVREAIAKNSTPLIGMKEKVGEG